The following proteins are encoded in a genomic region of Thermococcus henrietii:
- a CDS encoding phospholipase D-like domain-containing protein yields MRKYLIIIIALAIVGLVLNSHVQHYQGGEIYEAANHAYGLLVRGFNVTIVVKTVDGRTVNGTLLSVRGSTISIVTNGTTYTVGGPEATREDIKAKMIRVIYHGKVYLYEVSPMEGKGKEVFSKLLPKQYYSVRYSGKIYIGDAITPIQIGKLKYQADYKTYGSITINHLGPNGAIITANMVPVQYLLEYLGNYTVYTYGLLYVNSDERNLPLKLIEVRSP; encoded by the coding sequence ATGAGGAAGTACCTAATCATAATAATAGCCCTCGCCATCGTGGGCCTCGTCCTCAACTCACATGTTCAGCACTACCAGGGAGGGGAAATCTACGAGGCCGCGAACCACGCCTACGGCCTTCTCGTGAGGGGCTTCAACGTCACAATCGTCGTGAAGACCGTCGATGGACGAACCGTGAACGGAACCCTCCTGAGCGTGAGGGGCTCAACAATCTCAATCGTGACCAACGGAACGACGTACACTGTCGGCGGCCCTGAAGCAACGAGGGAGGACATAAAGGCCAAGATGATAAGGGTCATCTACCACGGGAAGGTCTACCTCTACGAGGTTTCTCCGATGGAGGGGAAGGGCAAAGAGGTCTTCTCCAAGCTCCTGCCAAAGCAATACTACTCCGTTCGCTACTCCGGTAAAATCTACATCGGCGACGCCATAACCCCCATCCAAATAGGCAAGCTGAAGTACCAGGCCGACTACAAGACCTACGGTTCGATAACAATCAACCATCTGGGACCCAATGGAGCCATAATAACCGCCAACATGGTTCCCGTCCAGTACCTCCTTGAGTACCTCGGCAACTACACCGTCTACACTTATGGGCTCCTCTACGTGAACTCGGACGAGAGAAACCTGCCCCTGAAGCTCATTGAGGTGAGAAGTCCATGA
- the ppsA gene encoding phosphoenolpyruvate synthase, whose protein sequence is MSEYKFIRWFEELGREDVPLVGGKGANLGELTNAGIPVPPGFCVTAEAYKYFVNNVKVSKEDIKKVMGEKAEKGVLAEVLANAPDEARPLQDWIMDIVERTNVDDSRELMDNTAVIRELILAMPMPKEIADEVLNAYHKLCKRFNKDPEKGEFVYVAVRSSATAEDLPEASFAGQQETYLDVIGDEDLLENVRKCWASLWTARATFYRAKQGFDHRKVYLSAVVQKMVNSKTSGVMFTANPVTNNRNEIMINAAWGLGEAVVSGAVTPDEYIVEKGTWKIKEKYIAKKEVMYVRNPETGKGTVLVKVADYLGPEYVEKQVLTEEQIIEVAKMGAKIEEHYQYPQDIEWAYDADDGKLYIVQSRPITTLKEAPAEGEELEETEEMEVILKGLGASPGVGAGKVVIVLDVKDIDKVKEGDVLVTTMTNPDMVPAMKRASAIVTDEGGRTCHAAIVGRELGIPTVVGTKEATKKLKDGMLVTVDGTRGVVYKGIVKSLVKKEKEEKAEGGKVVVAGAPLITATEVKVNVSMPEVAERAAATGADGVGLLRAEHMILGIGAHPVKFIKEGKEEELVEKLAEGIRKVVEAFYPRRVWYRTLDAPTNEFRELPGGEDEPVERNPMLGWRGIRRGLDQPELLRAEFKAIKKLVDEGYDNIGVMLPLVSHPEQIRKAKEIARSVGLEPHKDVEWGVMIETPASALIIEDLIKEGIDFVSFGTNDLTQYTLAIDRDNERVFKLYDEKHPAVLKLIENVIKVCKKYGVETSICGQAGSDPKMVRLLVRMGIDSVSANPDAVELIRKTVYREEQRIKLEAARKALE, encoded by the coding sequence ATGAGCGAATACAAGTTTATAAGGTGGTTCGAGGAGCTCGGAAGGGAGGACGTCCCCCTCGTTGGAGGCAAGGGTGCCAACCTCGGTGAGCTTACCAACGCCGGAATACCCGTTCCGCCCGGATTCTGTGTTACCGCTGAGGCCTACAAGTACTTCGTGAACAACGTCAAGGTTTCTAAGGAGGACATAAAGAAGGTCATGGGCGAGAAGGCCGAGAAGGGCGTTCTTGCCGAGGTTCTTGCCAACGCCCCGGACGAGGCTAGACCACTCCAGGACTGGATTATGGACATCGTTGAGAGGACCAACGTTGACGACAGCAGGGAGCTTATGGACAACACCGCGGTCATCAGGGAGCTCATTCTTGCCATGCCAATGCCCAAGGAGATAGCGGATGAGGTTCTCAACGCCTACCACAAGCTCTGCAAGCGCTTCAACAAGGACCCGGAGAAGGGCGAGTTCGTTTACGTCGCCGTCCGCTCCTCCGCTACCGCCGAGGACCTTCCTGAGGCTTCCTTCGCCGGCCAGCAGGAGACCTACCTCGACGTCATCGGCGACGAGGACCTCCTCGAGAACGTCAGGAAGTGCTGGGCTTCACTCTGGACCGCGAGGGCTACCTTCTACAGGGCCAAGCAGGGCTTCGACCACAGGAAGGTCTACCTCAGCGCCGTCGTCCAGAAGATGGTCAACAGCAAGACCAGCGGCGTCATGTTCACCGCCAACCCGGTCACTAACAACAGGAACGAGATAATGATTAACGCCGCCTGGGGCCTCGGTGAGGCCGTCGTCAGCGGTGCCGTTACCCCGGACGAGTACATCGTTGAGAAGGGCACCTGGAAGATAAAGGAGAAGTACATCGCCAAGAAAGAAGTTATGTACGTCAGGAACCCGGAGACCGGCAAGGGAACCGTTCTCGTCAAGGTTGCCGACTACCTCGGACCCGAGTACGTTGAGAAGCAGGTTCTCACCGAGGAGCAGATAATCGAGGTCGCCAAGATGGGCGCCAAGATTGAGGAGCACTACCAGTACCCGCAGGACATCGAGTGGGCCTACGACGCCGACGACGGCAAGCTCTACATCGTCCAGAGCAGGCCGATAACCACCCTCAAGGAGGCCCCGGCCGAGGGCGAGGAGCTCGAGGAGACCGAGGAGATGGAGGTTATCCTCAAGGGTCTCGGAGCCTCTCCGGGCGTCGGTGCCGGTAAGGTCGTCATAGTCCTCGACGTCAAGGACATCGACAAGGTCAAGGAGGGCGACGTCCTCGTCACCACCATGACCAACCCGGACATGGTTCCGGCCATGAAGAGGGCCTCCGCCATCGTCACCGACGAGGGTGGAAGGACCTGCCACGCGGCCATCGTTGGTAGGGAACTTGGTATCCCGACCGTCGTCGGTACCAAGGAGGCCACCAAGAAGCTCAAGGACGGCATGCTCGTCACCGTCGACGGAACCAGGGGTGTCGTCTACAAGGGCATAGTCAAGAGCCTCGTCAAGAAGGAGAAGGAGGAGAAGGCCGAGGGCGGCAAGGTCGTCGTCGCCGGTGCCCCGCTCATAACCGCTACCGAGGTCAAGGTCAACGTCTCGATGCCCGAGGTCGCCGAGAGGGCCGCCGCCACCGGTGCCGACGGCGTTGGACTCCTCAGGGCCGAGCACATGATACTCGGAATCGGCGCCCACCCGGTCAAGTTCATCAAGGAGGGCAAGGAGGAGGAGCTCGTCGAGAAGCTTGCCGAGGGCATCAGGAAGGTCGTCGAGGCCTTCTACCCGAGGCGCGTCTGGTACAGGACCCTCGACGCCCCGACCAACGAGTTCCGCGAGCTTCCGGGCGGAGAGGACGAGCCTGTCGAGAGGAACCCGATGCTCGGCTGGCGCGGAATCAGGCGCGGTCTCGACCAGCCGGAGCTCCTCAGGGCCGAGTTCAAGGCCATCAAGAAGCTCGTCGACGAGGGATACGACAACATCGGCGTCATGCTCCCGCTCGTCAGCCACCCCGAGCAGATAAGGAAGGCCAAGGAGATAGCCAGGAGCGTTGGCCTTGAGCCGCACAAGGACGTCGAGTGGGGCGTCATGATTGAGACCCCGGCCAGCGCGCTCATCATCGAGGACCTCATCAAGGAGGGCATCGACTTCGTCAGCTTCGGAACCAACGACCTCACCCAGTACACCCTCGCTATCGACAGGGACAACGAGAGGGTCTTCAAGCTCTACGACGAGAAGCACCCGGCCGTTCTCAAGCTCATCGAGAACGTCATCAAGGTCTGCAAGAAGTACGGCGTCGAGACCAGCATCTGCGGACAGGCCGGAAGCGACCCGAAGATGGTCAGGCTCCTCGTCAGGATGGGCATCGACAGCGTCTCAGCGAACCCCGACGCGGTCGAGCTCATCAGGAAGACCGTCTACCGCGAGGAGCAGAGAATCAAGCTCGAGGCCGCGAGGAAGGCCCTCGAGTGA
- a CDS encoding ArnT family glycosyltransferase codes for MERIKKAIPVAVFLFALGIQLATFPPWDTLTYDGALYIDIARNLAMNPTSFTYQGVYMMYRPPLYPYTLSLFYHFVHNPLSQLTVARLVSAVSFALTAVLVYLLTVELFERAVKGVLASAFFIFNALAFTMGTRELVHSEFTLFYTLAVYLLYTGRKRGSAVRIYLAFVSAGLAILTRYTGLSIIAIFIAYLWLTEYWDWVKKREYLIGFTLLFLTLGPWLYLGHLHYGGALRPFKIASRVVTLDRPVSVSTFINWLQKDMGRVLPALAVLGLVRQKQDERGWLLISWVFLGFIMIMTVTHKETRFITFLAPVMGILAVEGVSLIVDGIENALELAGRPIKPWKKAITIGLALLLLIPVGGNAFVLKERWNVTGTYDSHVLRYASEHYPARALLVSPSLYTKAGFYYPGAKVDMMLNRKSVEWKISGGYYDVIIIKNSKEYLNVLTSGRYKLVREFYDGLFKIFIRR; via the coding sequence ATGGAGCGCATCAAAAAGGCAATCCCCGTAGCGGTTTTTCTGTTCGCACTTGGAATTCAGCTGGCCACGTTTCCCCCGTGGGACACCCTAACCTACGACGGTGCTTTGTACATCGACATAGCGAGGAACCTAGCAATGAACCCGACGAGTTTCACTTATCAGGGAGTTTACATGATGTACCGCCCACCGCTCTACCCCTACACGCTGTCGTTATTTTACCACTTCGTCCACAACCCCCTAAGCCAGCTGACGGTCGCAAGGCTTGTTTCGGCGGTCTCGTTCGCCCTGACGGCGGTGCTCGTGTACCTGCTCACGGTGGAGCTCTTTGAAAGGGCCGTCAAGGGGGTCCTCGCCTCGGCGTTCTTCATCTTCAACGCGCTAGCCTTCACGATGGGGACGAGGGAACTCGTTCACAGCGAGTTCACCCTCTTCTACACCCTAGCCGTTTATTTACTCTACACCGGGAGAAAGAGGGGCAGTGCGGTGAGGATTTACCTCGCCTTCGTCTCCGCGGGCCTGGCTATACTAACGCGCTACACAGGGCTCTCGATAATAGCCATCTTCATAGCCTACCTGTGGCTTACGGAGTACTGGGACTGGGTCAAAAAGAGGGAGTACCTCATTGGTTTCACACTTCTGTTCCTCACGCTGGGCCCCTGGCTCTACCTGGGGCACCTTCATTACGGAGGCGCTCTGAGGCCCTTCAAGATAGCCAGCCGTGTTGTGACTCTCGACAGGCCGGTTTCGGTTTCGACGTTCATCAATTGGCTCCAGAAGGACATGGGACGAGTTCTCCCGGCACTTGCAGTTCTCGGGCTCGTGAGGCAGAAGCAGGACGAGAGGGGCTGGCTCTTAATCAGCTGGGTCTTCCTGGGGTTCATAATGATAATGACGGTGACCCACAAGGAGACCCGCTTCATAACGTTCCTCGCCCCTGTGATGGGAATCTTGGCCGTTGAGGGAGTCTCCCTAATCGTGGACGGGATTGAAAACGCCCTTGAACTCGCTGGAAGGCCGATAAAACCGTGGAAGAAGGCCATCACAATAGGTCTCGCCCTGCTCCTCCTCATCCCAGTGGGCGGAAACGCGTTCGTTCTAAAGGAGAGGTGGAACGTTACGGGAACCTACGACTCCCACGTTCTCAGGTACGCGAGCGAGCACTATCCTGCCAGGGCACTTCTTGTATCCCCCTCCCTGTACACTAAAGCGGGCTTCTATTATCCGGGCGCCAAGGTTGATATGATGCTCAACCGTAAGAGCGTTGAATGGAAGATAAGCGGGGGCTACTACGACGTAATCATCATCAAGAACTCCAAAGAGTACCTCAACGTACTCACTAGTGGGAGGTACAAGCTGGTGAGGGAGTTCTACGACGGACTGTTCAAAATCTTTATAAGGCGTTAG
- a CDS encoding C1 family peptidase, which translates to MIWVPPEEYAKVTGVHFAPLNAKAFEEALRSAPFYPGRTTPISNTYKAPSTLLPPLVFNTMYLPPIGDQGMVGSCNAWSSTYYVWTYMLNWWRNHPYPSNPSDIMNPTFTYNLINGGEDQGSIPEDAMNLISTIGAVPLDKFPVYTYNLPSDYAWVWPNLTQWMLAPHNSADYLTYLGGYDLNVPGEWHVIDLSNDTQWNYLLQLLAQGYIVQFAYPVNLVFFVATDMDASSFLRWLDTLAERTKNQTFINYVKEHFTENKTFIQEANYYFTYDRYTITNSMVNWTFRTWWKVWSTYYQLYHHSKAPFVFGGHAVTIVGYDMNRETTDGKGVLIIANSWGSDWGDHGYFYISFDAARFGAAYENSDQTAWVYVPKAANYTPELMAVVGIKHPIRGETFSGIVIFNYTPPYPVLATPVKGGLDVGVIPGGSNKPYYTPFFNFQINYLWWPIQWIPPTVDIHNATQLEKYIVDYAKAIARKYNMTYEQVLENYLYFPQVHPYPKSPMAFDISDDIEYLIEYIEETNTTPLNATFYVTARDILPDNVTGQVYNFTILLNLNGHYVPLAAVDKNVTIPDGGSVNVSVTVPLVKYENAPNNVSLNFGTFNVSIFSLIPLKGAEIIIGGKSYQLSAEEGGYYYYATAIAQKLNLPAGTYNYTVVVTYPNGKEVKLPTRTVTIKEPVVYIKSPEPKVYNTSEIELAVKVVDVLNVTNVTAKVGGKEYALTYNATTGLYTAELNLTNGKYTLTVTAVDEKNATGKATVNFVVSTEAKVKTVKVNNETNVTVGVVGGSANVTAENNTVVANVSTSKGTVTVEVPVVNNVQSVVVNASAINSVVTGKSNASLAAGWNASVSVTTTAKYVKTENYKKLYSVTIRANVTLGENGVAVVALRDINISKIYVWKNGQKIPLTTDKSNPLGYYYKEGNIIFVVLKEDPVIEADGYFEVPVQVSRSHGVSLTALNFLAYRWYNMYLQEFNELYQKALQMNVSNETLKLALQYNETAATYYQKALELSNNNIILHLGDLQLLVPLRKAYLNEVKAVEILKEALEKLESQGS; encoded by the coding sequence ATGATATGGGTACCCCCAGAGGAATATGCAAAAGTTACAGGAGTCCACTTTGCACCACTGAACGCTAAGGCCTTTGAGGAGGCCCTAAGAAGTGCTCCCTTCTACCCGGGCAGGACAACTCCAATATCAAACACGTACAAGGCTCCCTCCACATTGCTTCCACCTCTGGTTTTCAACACAATGTATCTACCCCCTATTGGTGACCAGGGGATGGTCGGTTCATGCAACGCGTGGAGTTCTACTTACTACGTCTGGACCTACATGCTCAACTGGTGGAGAAACCACCCGTATCCCTCCAACCCCAGCGATATAATGAACCCAACATTTACATACAATCTCATCAACGGTGGAGAGGACCAAGGTAGCATCCCTGAGGACGCTATGAATCTGATATCCACAATAGGTGCTGTACCACTTGACAAGTTCCCAGTCTATACGTACAACCTTCCAAGCGATTATGCATGGGTCTGGCCAAACCTAACCCAGTGGATGCTTGCACCCCACAACAGTGCTGACTACCTGACATACCTTGGAGGATATGACCTCAATGTACCCGGTGAGTGGCACGTAATAGACCTCTCAAATGACACCCAGTGGAACTATCTCCTCCAGCTCTTGGCCCAGGGATACATTGTCCAGTTTGCCTATCCTGTAAACCTCGTATTCTTCGTAGCAACGGACATGGATGCGTCCTCGTTCCTTAGGTGGCTTGACACATTGGCTGAGAGGACTAAGAATCAGACTTTCATAAACTATGTAAAGGAGCATTTCACCGAAAACAAGACTTTCATCCAAGAGGCCAACTACTACTTCACCTACGACAGGTATACCATCACGAATTCCATGGTTAACTGGACTTTTAGGACCTGGTGGAAGGTTTGGAGCACTTACTATCAGCTGTACCACCACAGTAAAGCTCCATTTGTCTTCGGAGGACATGCGGTTACCATAGTTGGTTACGACATGAACAGAGAGACAACTGATGGCAAGGGCGTTCTTATAATCGCTAACTCATGGGGTTCCGACTGGGGTGACCACGGATACTTCTACATAAGCTTTGATGCGGCAAGGTTTGGGGCAGCATATGAGAACTCAGACCAAACCGCTTGGGTGTATGTTCCGAAGGCTGCTAACTACACTCCAGAGCTCATGGCAGTTGTTGGCATAAAGCACCCAATTAGGGGAGAGACATTCAGTGGTATTGTAATCTTCAACTACACCCCACCCTACCCAGTTCTTGCTACTCCCGTTAAAGGAGGGCTTGATGTAGGAGTTATCCCCGGAGGCAGCAATAAGCCATACTACACGCCGTTCTTCAACTTCCAGATAAACTATCTCTGGTGGCCGATTCAGTGGATACCACCCACCGTGGATATTCACAATGCCACACAGCTTGAGAAGTACATTGTTGATTACGCCAAGGCCATTGCGAGAAAATACAATATGACGTACGAGCAGGTACTTGAGAACTACCTTTACTTCCCACAGGTTCATCCGTATCCAAAGAGCCCCATGGCGTTCGATATCAGCGACGACATTGAATACTTAATTGAATACATAGAGGAGACAAACACTACCCCCTTAAATGCCACCTTCTATGTGACTGCCAGGGACATCCTGCCTGACAATGTGACGGGTCAGGTGTACAACTTCACGATACTTTTGAACCTGAACGGACACTACGTTCCACTGGCGGCAGTAGACAAGAACGTGACAATACCCGATGGGGGAAGTGTGAACGTCTCTGTAACTGTCCCGCTGGTCAAGTACGAGAACGCCCCGAACAACGTGAGCCTTAACTTCGGTACCTTCAACGTCAGCATCTTCAGCCTCATTCCGCTCAAGGGCGCGGAGATTATCATCGGTGGCAAGAGCTACCAGCTCAGCGCCGAGGAGGGAGGTTACTACTACTACGCAACTGCTATCGCCCAGAAGCTCAACCTCCCCGCTGGAACATACAACTATACAGTTGTCGTCACGTACCCGAACGGCAAGGAAGTTAAGCTCCCAACTAGGACCGTTACCATCAAAGAGCCGGTAGTTTACATAAAGTCCCCAGAACCAAAGGTTTACAACACCAGTGAAATAGAGCTGGCCGTCAAAGTCGTTGATGTCCTAAACGTTACCAACGTCACGGCCAAAGTTGGGGGTAAGGAGTACGCCCTCACCTACAACGCCACCACCGGTCTCTACACCGCCGAGCTCAACCTCACCAACGGCAAGTACACCCTAACGGTTACCGCAGTTGACGAGAAGAACGCCACCGGAAAGGCCACCGTTAACTTCGTTGTCAGCACGGAGGCCAAGGTCAAGACCGTCAAGGTTAACAACGAGACCAACGTTACCGTTGGTGTCGTTGGAGGAAGCGCCAACGTTACGGCCGAGAACAACACCGTCGTTGCCAACGTCAGCACCTCAAAGGGAACCGTCACCGTAGAGGTGCCCGTGGTTAACAACGTCCAGAGCGTCGTCGTCAACGCAAGCGCAATCAACTCCGTTGTCACCGGCAAGAGCAACGCCAGCCTCGCCGCAGGATGGAACGCCAGCGTCAGCGTCACGACCACTGCCAAGTACGTTAAGACCGAGAACTACAAGAAGCTCTACTCAGTTACAATAAGGGCCAACGTCACCCTCGGTGAGAACGGCGTTGCCGTGGTCGCCCTCAGGGACATTAACATAAGCAAGATATACGTCTGGAAGAACGGCCAGAAGATACCGCTTACGACCGACAAGAGCAACCCGCTCGGATACTACTACAAGGAGGGCAACATCATCTTCGTCGTCCTCAAGGAAGACCCGGTCATAGAGGCCGACGGATACTTCGAGGTTCCAGTCCAGGTCAGCAGGAGCCACGGCGTGTCCTTAACGGCTCTCAACTTCCTCGCCTACCGCTGGTACAACATGTACCTCCAGGAGTTCAACGAGCTCTACCAGAAGGCTCTCCAGATGAACGTTAGCAACGAGACCCTTAAGCTCGCCCTCCAGTATAACGAGACCGCCGCTACGTACTACCAGAAGGCCCTCGAGCTCTCGAACAACAACATAATCCTCCACCTCGGTGACCTCCAGTTACTGGTGCCTCTCA